The genomic DNA CAGGTTCACCGGACCGCCGATCGGCGGCACCCACCGTTCGGCCCACCGGTACGCGTCCGCCTTCAAAACCTGCACCTTGTCCGCCACGCCGAAAAGCTCGGCGTATTTCTGAATGTCGGCCGCCTGGCGGGTATTCTGTTCGAGTAGGGCTGCCCGGGTCGCGCCCCGGCTGACCGCCTCCAACCCGACCACCCCGGTCCCGGCGAACACGTCGTAAAACACCCGGCCGGGGACGGCGTTGCCCAGGATGCTGAATAGCGCCTCGCGGACCATCTGCGGCGTCGGCCGCATGCCCGGGTGGACCATACAGGTGATCTTGCGGC from Fimbriiglobus ruber includes the following:
- a CDS encoding RsmD family RNA methyltransferase, encoding MALEKAEKSEVRIVAGTLRGRKITCMVHPGMRPTPQMVREALFSILGNAVPGRVFYDVFAGTGVVGLEAVSRGATRAALLEQNTRQAADIQKYAELFGVADKVQVLKADAYRWAERWVPPIGGPVNLFLSPPFPDLQGEKLDAFSKLVTDLLAKAPDESVLVIQAEDGFPVDALPDLPAWDVRAYGRNMLLFRVKGDDVPAAGGAE